In the genome of Labrus bergylta chromosome 7, fLabBer1.1, whole genome shotgun sequence, the window GATGCCCAGATTAAAGACAACAGGATCGCACAGACCACGCTGGGCCAGTGGATCGCCCACTTCCCCGCCTGCCTGGGCTCCAAGGTCAAAGACACCTTCCACGGTCAGCTGCCCTTCCTTTTCAAAGTCCTCTCTGTCAATACAGCTCTGTCCATACAGGCCCACCCCAACAGAGTGAGTACACATGCACCCACGCAGCATTCAAATCCTGTGTACCATGAATCATTATTGTTAAGTGGAGAATGactggacatgtttttttttcttccaatgcataaaacagttttatgtttgtctttatgCGCTATGCCTGCCCTCTTTGTTAACCCTCTCTCTTTTCAATCATTATGGTTTGGTCAGGAGTTAGCTGCTCGTCTCCATGCTCAGTTTCCGGAGCACTATCCAGACAACAACCACAAGCCAGAGATGGCCATAGCGCTTACCTGCTTCCAGGGCCTCTGCGGCTTCAGACCAGTGGAGGAGATACTAGGCTTTCTTAAATGTAAGTCTCATGGGAACATTAGTGGATTTTGGATTGATCTTTAGAGAGTTAATGGAGATTAAAAGGAACAAAGATGTGGTTTACAGTGTTGAAAACTGAATATCATACAAAGAGCTTTcctttggggcgctggtggcgcagtggttggtgcgcgcgccccatgtatggagactgTGGTCTTCCGGGCGGGCGGCCCGGCttcgaatccggcctgtggctccttttcccacatgtcgttctccgctctctctccctggtttccgactctgtcTACTGGCCTCTCTCTCCAAtagaggcacaaaaagcccaaaaataaatctttaaaaaaaaaaagagctttccTTTAAATGGTAGATGTTTcccaaaaaaatacattcagacCGAttcagacgtgtgtgtgtgtgtgtgtgtgtgtgtgtgtatccatcAGGTGTCCCGGAGTTTCGTGCTCTGGTCGGCAATGAGGCGGCGGACGAGCTGCAAGGCTGCATGGGAAATGCAGTTCAAACGAGCCAAGTGCTGAAGAAGTGCTTCACAAGGATGATGAACTGTGAGAAGAAGGTGTTCGTAGATCAGCTCAACATGCTGGTCAAGAGAGTCACTGAGGAGGGTAAGGAGGCTGAGGGATGTAAGTTATAGGCTCctaaggaaagaaaaacaaagttaaattccAGTTTTATTCCCTACGTTAGTTGTTTTTTCATTAATCAAAAGTAGAGAGCAGTCGAGGGGTCAAAACACTAAAAGATGTCTGAGTTTAGAAGTGAAGCCTTTTCTTTGTTGCACGCTAAAATCTGGAACACAATGAGAGGGTTTCTCAATATGTTTACACAATGCTTAATTTCATCATAGTTTACACTACTGGCCACTTACGTAAGGGGTGTTAAAACACATATccaccagtttaaaaaaagactcctCTTAGTTGTGGAACTTGCAGAAGCACAAAATTAGTCATGAGAAGCCACGACAGAGGACAGCCAGCGTCTTTACAGGTTAAAATACGACAGCCGCCTGTCAAAGTAGGGACATTTATTTTGCCAGAAGCTGTGCCAGAATTTCCCACTCTGCTTCTGCAGTAATGAAACAAGTTCTTTTTGAAATTTGAAGTAAATTATAACCACTAGGTTCAGATTTGTCAGTGCTTTTTGCCTCTTTTCAAATGATTTGCTCATTCATCTCAGTaccagagacacagagactctcCTCATCCCTGTCAGACACTTTCTTTTGAAATCTACCAACAACATGTAACTACTGCAATGTGTCTTACTCACATAAAAACACTCCTGGCTGTGTTTGTGACCCATGTAGGGGCAGCTGGAAAGGACACATCCAGCAGTAATGGTGACCTGTTGCTCCGCCTCCACTCCCAGTACCCCGGAGACATTGGCTGCTTCTCCATCTACTTTCTCAACTACATGGTATTGGACCCGGGACAGGCCATGTTCCTGGGAGCCAATGAGCCTCACGCATATATTTATGGAGGTGAGATGATACTTTTTCAAACACTCTACATCTTATCCAGGCTGACTACAGCACGAGTAGCTGAACTTTTACACTTTCATGTGCTATGACAGATAGTCAGTGGGGAAGTATTTAAGGAGAAGACTGACATTATTCTATTCTATGGTACTGTTGACTGTTGATTAGATGATTTAAAGCACCTGTGAGGAGCTATTTGATGGTTATTAAACTGACtaaaattaatactgatgcctctgtaAGACCTACTGAAGTGAATATCTGAACCACTGTGGCGGGGTTAGAGTGAGAGGAATAGTGATAAACAGCACACTGCCGTTACagccttaaaataatatttcCATGGTGAAGATTCTCGATGAGTgatgtattttaaaaagaaagcaggatgatatttttttaaacacttcctACACATGTAAAGGACAAAATCTACTATGAATTTTTACTTGCTTGCTTCATACTGTATCTACTTGAAAATGAACTTAAAGATAAGAGAGGTGCTTAACATGCGCTTTAAAGAAGAGCAAACCGCACCCTCTGCTTGTCCAATACTTGCCATTTAAAAGttccttcttctgtttttttaatccagacTGTATTGAGTGCATGGCCTGCTCAGACAACACAGTGAGAGCCGGTCTCACACCAAAATACATCGACGTGAACACACTGTGTGAGATGCTGAGCTACACCCCGGCCTCCGCCAGCTCCAAAATCTTCCCGTGTGAACAAGATGCCTCAGACCCCTTTGTGTCCCTGTACGACCCCCCAGTGCCAGACTTCACTGTCATGAGGATACAGGTAGGAAACCCCCTTCTCACTTCAACCTGATAAAACCATACATTTATATAGTAGATTTAGGACTTTGGTGGATTTTAAATTCCTCCAGTGTGTCACTTTgataatcaataaaaaacaagaaacatttacagctTTTAAAAGTTTGTCTGACTTCAAATTAAAGGTGTGCCGTTTTAATGTGGAGAAGAAACAAGCTTAGCTTTATTATGtgaaatctgtctggatgagtCAACCCTCTTGGCACTTCTGCTGTTGCACTGTGGGTTTTCCTGCTATGACATCAACATTACAGCCAGGAAAAAATCTATTCAATCTGCTTTAAAGTTTGACAGCAGCATAAACAGTTCAGTTAATCCCCATAATcctcagagagtgtgtgtgtgtgtgtgtgtgtgtgtgtgtgtgtgtgtgtgtgtgtgtgtgtgtgtgtgtgtgtgtgtgtgtgtgtgtgtgtgtgtgtgtgtgtgtgtgtgtgtgtgtgtgtgtgtgtgtgtgtgtgtgtgtgtgtgtgtgtgtgtgtgtgtgtgtgtgtgtgtgtgtgtgtgtgtgtgtgtgtgtgtgtgtgtgtgtgtgtgtgtgtgtgtgtgtgtgtgtgtgtgtgtgtgtgtgtgtgtgtgtacacaggctgggagtgcaaaacaaaatttcaaagtgtgagacaaatttacatttggaaaaacaaagtttcaaaaccaaaacacttttaccaaggacaaaatacatttacattttataaaacaaatgtacaagatgtgaaacacttttacaagtgctgaaatacatttacaaGTGGCAGAACACTTGTCAATTTGTCTCAGtgcttgtaaaagtgttttgggttttgtaacttttttttaataaaatgtaaaaatgtttttcaaaatgtaaatttgtctcaagctttgtaaaagtgtttcacactttgtaattttgttttgcacttccaccATATATAAAGTCACCCCACATTAACTTGGCCTCATGTGACATCATAACTTAACTCCTGCTTATGAGAGCACCATCAAAGTGTGTATTACAGTCACGATGCACCCACTGTAACAGGGTGACATTCTGTCCCACAGGTCCCGGCCTCAGTGAAGCAGTACACCGTTGCGCCGGTCGACAGTGCCAGCATCATTCTGGTCATTGAAGGGGACGCCACGGCAACCTCGGCCGCCGCCCTCTCTGACGTCACACTGAGACGCGGCACCGTCCTGTTTGTTTCAGCTAACGAGAGCGTCGCTCTGCACATCACCTCCCAGTCAGGGATGAACATGTTCAGGGCCTGCTGCCTCCTGTAGCTGTGAGTGAGAAACCTTCAGACCacctgtgtttgtttccctctggTATGACTCAGCGACATCGACTTTGTGTTTTGGAGTGAGCCCAATGGTCGCATCACTCTGTGAGAAGGTAGTACACTCAAGGTTTAAGACAGTGTTGATGCCCATTTGTGCCcactgctccccccccccaaccaaaACAACAGTGTCCCTTAGGTTTTAACAACAAGCAGTTTTTCATTTCCACTGGATTTAAACTGGTTTTAACTTTTTTACCTGTAGTAGTGCACTAACATCTTGTAAACACATGGAGGATGAGTACATCCTTCATAATCTAAGGATTAagaatgaaaatgttacattaaaTAGTTCCTTGGTGAGAAAACTTTCTCTATATAACATCTGTTAAGTAGCTGTTGAGCAGCTCAGAGGAgatacaaaaaatatacaagATAAGCAAGCAAACCACGAGATACAATCAGAAGCTCTAGATGACCTAATCTACAAACATATTCTTGGGGTTTTCCCaaaatcattcaaaaataaCTGAGAAGCCTGAGAATCACtccacctaaaaaaaaaaaaaaaagtctagttTGTACTCAATTGataaatatttctatttgaAGGGTTTCTCTTCAGTGTTGtagacatttttcattttattcctAATACACTTACAGCTGAATATTCCTACCTTCTGGTCTGACACAATGATAATTACTTGCACCAACCTTGATAAGTCAGACTGGACTGCAGCAGGGTGGGGGAAATGTTTACACTGGAGCAGTTCACCACCAAACACTGCTTTGTGCAACTACAGCACCACTGAGCATGTCTGATATATTAGCCAGCAGTTGTCTCTCTGCAGGGTGCAATGACCTGTTTAATCATTTGAGTTAAGCTTGAACTATTAAAAACCCACCTCTGGGAAACATCCATTCTTCGTTGAGAGCATATAGTGTAATGCTGAGATGCCTGTGCATGTTTGACTCAGAGCAGTAATACTGGAGGGGGGGGTCATCTATCTCAACGCCCCCCTCCCCCGGAGAGTGTTACTGCATGTAACTGTTACGAGTGCATGTTAACAGTCTGGAAATTTCTCCTCAAAGTAGTGAACAGTCGtagaaatcattaaaaaaaacacaaaataggaGCAAGCAAAGAAAGGCCACCTACTATCTTCATCCCATTCAGCACGCCACCATTAGAACCAGGAATGTATCTTTATAAAACTTTATCTTCTATATGACAGAAAATAAGAGTTGTTCCGGTACCAGCCCCAGTATTAGAAATGATCCTGATGCTACCTAAAGTGTTGATTCTGCAAGTACACAAGTCGCTGCAAATTAGCCACTGGTAGAAACCTGTatgcatggcatctactttgtTTTACATATGAAGTGATGTTCATtacataaaatgaaatattacAACTGCAGGTGGCAGCTTGTGTTTTAGAAAGGCACAGAACCTGATTTCAGGTAACTTATCAAACAACTGCAGTGCCTTTGCTTGCAGACAGTAACTTCAATCATAGCAAGCAAAATGTCATCCATCAGTGTTTCCAGTCACACATAATTAGGGCACGACCAATGCAGGATTTTTTGGTCTGATACCGATATTGGAGAGATAATAATCTGGTACCGATAtgtcggccgatatctttctcagatctgtcttcgatctgtagagatagatagatagagatataCACATATCCTTCAAATGCAGTTTTCAAACACTTacggaaaagatatataattaAGACTAGATGGTCTCTCAACTGGAGAGTAACTGTGCATATACATGTGTCACCGCTTGagactctggagagtgataatgttaattgtaatccatatagcgccctctgctggtaaaagagaactgctagtgtaatacaatgaaactcaagtGAAATgatttttgactggtgaataaatctagtaatatcggtgcACATCGTGAGAAATGTATCCGATACCAATAGTCACTTGATGTGCTAATATTGGCAGATATTAtgggctggccgattaatcggtcgggccctttttaaaataatttaaaggcCTGTTTACGTTGGTTCAGCGTTGAGTACTTTAGTGCTCGAAGCAAGGTTTAAAACAGGTACAGCAATATtacaacatactgtacacagGGTTAGTAAAcagctatttattttttggtatGGGGTACTGAGTATCAGCCAATACTGAAGTTATGATATTGGAATCAGAAGGTAACGGTATTGGAACATCTCTTTGAAACAGCGCCTCTGCTGCTCGTTGCAAACCAACCTGCAACATTCACGTCCTGTACAGTTGTGTGAGAAAATGCTGCATTCAATTTTATAATATTAAAGGAATCAACATGTCTGTATTTCTGACTATTTGGAGCCAAATGTTTCAGACTTTTGCATGTGTTATTGTTTGTACTGATCCATCTATAGTGAGAGAGATGATGCCTGAAGACACCCTGTATCATAAGGTCTCACTTTGTACATTATGACATCATGAGGTTGGTGGTTTGTCTCCACTTTGAGATCTTTTCTGGTCACCACTTTCCAACATGTTGCTACGCAAGTGTAACTCTGTTATTTCAGCTTGGTTTGAAATGTCTGTGTAATATCCCAGTTTATACCAGGGGCTGTTGAAACCTAACAATCATGACGTGGGTCTCACTGTTGTAACAGCTTTTATATGTAATCTTGATTCTAATATTTGGAAAGGAAAGCAGAGCTTGACCTGTGACAGTGACTTTGGTGAAGTGAACCAACCCTGGTGATGCTTTGTTTCCTTTGTCATTAATGTATCAGTGATGAAGGTCGATCAATATGCTTGTCCTTACTATAGATGCACTAAAACCtttatgatgtttgttgttgtaaagaCTGTTTGAAAGGAAGATAATTAACAGATACAAGACGGGAGTCAGGCCTTAAAAAAGCtacatttttggaaaatgaaaacaatcatcctacatctttattttttttaatcatatttcCAGATGTTTTATTGAGCAACTTAATCTCCAAGAGGTCACTTTAATATCTCACATGATAACCACACCTTTGTTACTGATCTTGTTTTACTTCACTTTAACGCTGTTCTTCCAAGActttgcactgttttttttttggtttctctttAACTCATGTCCTTCGAGTGCCCACTGATCTGAAGGCCACAATGTTTTCACCTTGATTGACCTTTGTGAGGATTTTTCCTTTTGAGTACTTCCACACTGAGGACATGGTGTCATATTTTTGAGTTTGGTGATTAAGTAGCCTGAGACTGAAGAGGACATGTGTAAGTAGAAACTGGTTTAATAAAGCCTTGTTCTGTTACTTACTGTGTATGTGCCGTTTGTTGTGAAATTAGCACTAATGGTTTATGGAAGAGATGGATGACTGAGGTTTCTGTCTAACTTCGAGCCTGTTGTCTTTAGATTGGGTCACAGTCTAGAAATGTTTAGAACAGGATTTTCATCAGTGTTAGTACCTGATTACTTGAGCTGGGGaaaatgtgatgattttaaTGTTCTTAAGAGTAATTAACCAATTATTAatgattattaattattttgtaCATATATTTATGTTGATTTCAGCAACTTCTCCCATCCCAACTAGAAgtttaaatattcatgtttctCAAGCGTTAACCAGCGATTAAGTCTAATCATTCTGGACACACTGTGCaaatatacattatttattaacacattcataaacttaaaaaaaacatcagtagaGCTCACCAAAAACTTGAAGagaattcagaaaaaaagaactaaaaacATTCCCAGTAACAACCAGTGGTGACTGAAAATCAAGTTCTGCTGTTTATAGAAGTTAGAGACACATACTTGAAATCTTCACTCTTCATTAACAGACGTTTAAGTGTTGGCTTTATACAAAGTGCACTTTATGCAGATAACAGTCATCTATAAGTGAAGACACAACAGACAGTAATCTTAAGGTTCCCTTTGATGAACCACAAGAGCAGCTACAGACCAAGATGTCAACAACCTCGTCCTTCTCTTCCTCTAAAGTGCAtgtgggtttttgtttttttttaaaggtttttttttttttaaaggttgacACTTACAGATCGTAGACCTCAGATTGACAAATCCAAAtccaaaaagaaataaaggccATCACAACCTAAAGTAAGTACTGCATTCAGCTGAGGTGGAATcatatttttgcacatttgttcaTTATGTTTCTCTTTGCTTCACTAAAAAGGATGTTGGAGGTGATTTTTCTTCAGTCATGTTTTATGTGTTCTACTATCCACCAAGCTGCCAGTCGCCTGTGTAATTATCTCATTGTACGTCACTGATGTAGAAAAAGTTCTATCATCCTTTAGGTTCTTCCTCATGCTCCTCTGCTTTGTCTCCTGTGAGCTTCACTGTCTTTCTGAAGTGCTCCCACAGAGGGCGCTGTTGTGGAGGATTACAGGCCACTTTGGATTTAGCAGCTTTAACGgcaggtttgtttttcatggtGTCCAGAGTAAATCTGTGCCTGTGGATCAACTCAGGTGTGGGCTGAAGCACACTGTACAGAGCCTGTAATGCCCGCACATCCTCCAAAGCATCATGGGCCTTGTAGTCCACACCCAGTAACTCCCTGACCAGGTTCTCCTGTCGAAAACTCTTGAGGTCGCGGTCCTTCAGCATCTCCCGAGCCAGCAGCAGAGTGTCGACGCAGCCTGAGATCGAAGAGTCAAACTCTGCTCTGAGGTCAAGTTCGTCCAGAGCTCGAGCCAGCAGGCGACAGTCAAAGCGCCGAATGTTGTGGCCGACGACAAGGGGGCGTTCGAGCATTTGCAGGAAAGCTATGAAGGAGACGAGGACCTCTCTCAGGGAGTTGGTGAGGACGAGCTGGCGATGGAGGTACAGTCTGTGTCTGCGAACCCTGAAGCCGGTGACTTTGGCGGCTCCTCGCTGCATCCGACATCGAGGGACGACGTAGAGATTGAGGGAGTGACCTCCGCTCACCGCAGCCAGCTGGACGATTTCACAACTCTGATCTGgtagaaaaacatgcagaggaaAGGCTTCACTTCGTGTGCtttaaatgttgtcttttttagaTGATACTGACACTGAATGTTAAAGCAGCAAATTTAGAACTTCCCTTGGTTAAGCAACATTTATATcaacaacatttagaaaaaaaggacaTGTTGCCATTTCTTGGATGATACAAATTGAGTTACTTTGATGcaaaatttaaaacattacTAATATTAAATGATCATTGTTGTCATATCAATGTGTGTTGATTTCAAATGGAGATTCATCAAATTAAAccccaaaaaaatgaaaacacattgaCATTAATATAGTGGGAGTCGCAGGGTTCTGATtcactggaaataaaaaaaacaacaacacaagtaGAGCATAAACACTGATCCAAAATGTAAAAGGGCCTCACGGTGAACATCCCTTATGAGAATTTATTTTGGACAATTTGGATCAGTTAATTAATTAAGGCTTCATGTATTTGGTTTTATACGTTTCTGTTATTTCATAAGCAGGAAAATGTTGTTTGGTATTAATGGCCTCTTCACCCATTCAACAAAAAGCGAATGAGTAATCAATAAAGGCAAATTAATGCGGATTTTGGGACCATTTGTTGTCGTTTTGTTGAAAATTAAATAGACCATTAGCTTTAGTCCTAAACAGCACaggacaggtgaacaggtgaacaggtgatcTCACCCAGACCAGTTGTCTCcaagtcaaagaaaaccagCGACTGTTCTGAGTTTTGCATCCCGCCTCCGCCtcaatgatttaaataaaacaaattaagagGAAAATAGACGAGAGAAACAAATACAGACTAAAGGAAATGACCAAAGTATTTCGCTCGTCGTTTGTATCCCATGTTGACTTTCTGTCCGTCGTTTTAAACACCCGGGTAAATACTCTGGACTGTGTGCGGGACACCGACACACAACTGAGGAAAATTGCGCAAGCGCAGACaaacactttcttcttctcctctaaaATATGAACCAAACACGCCTCCCAGGCACAATGCTGCCCCCTTCAGGAGTGCAAAATGCAACAAGAAAGCAGTCAATAAAAAGGTGGATACAATACTGAGTCAGCATAAggtatattttt includes:
- the mpi gene encoding mannose-6-phosphate isomerase isoform X1, producing the protein MEEVRVFPLTCAVQNYAWGKVGQDSEVAKLVIGGDPLAVVEAGRPYAELWMGAHPKGDAQIKDNRIAQTTLGQWIAHFPACLGSKVKDTFHGQLPFLFKVLSVNTALSIQAHPNRELAARLHAQFPEHYPDNNHKPEMAIALTCFQGLCGFRPVEEILGFLKCVPEFRALVGNEAADELQGCMGNAVQTSQVLKKCFTRMMNCEKKVFVDQLNMLVKRVTEEGAAGKDTSSSNGDLLLRLHSQYPGDIGCFSIYFLNYMVLDPGQAMFLGANEPHAYIYGDCIECMACSDNTVRAGLTPKYIDVNTLCEMLSYTPASASSKIFPCEQDASDPFVSLYDPPVPDFTVMRIQVPASVKQYTVAPVDSASIILVIEGDATATSAAALSDVTLRRGTVLFVSANESVALHITSQSGMNMFRACCLL
- the mpi gene encoding mannose-6-phosphate isomerase isoform X2; the encoded protein is MFPLTCAVQNYAWGKVGQDSEVAKLVIGGDPLAVVEAGRPYAELWMGAHPKGDAQIKDNRIAQTTLGQWIAHFPACLGSKVKDTFHGQLPFLFKVLSVNTALSIQAHPNRELAARLHAQFPEHYPDNNHKPEMAIALTCFQGLCGFRPVEEILGFLKCVPEFRALVGNEAADELQGCMGNAVQTSQVLKKCFTRMMNCEKKVFVDQLNMLVKRVTEEGAAGKDTSSSNGDLLLRLHSQYPGDIGCFSIYFLNYMVLDPGQAMFLGANEPHAYIYGDCIECMACSDNTVRAGLTPKYIDVNTLCEMLSYTPASASSKIFPCEQDASDPFVSLYDPPVPDFTVMRIQVPASVKQYTVAPVDSASIILVIEGDATATSAAALSDVTLRRGTVLFVSANESVALHITSQSGMNMFRACCLL
- the LOC136176954 gene encoding protein PML-like, yielding MQNSEQSLVFFDLETTGLDQSCEIVQLAAVSGGHSLNLYVVPRCRMQRGAAKVTGFRVRRHRLYLHRQLVLTNSLREVLVSFIAFLQMLERPLVVGHNIRRFDCRLLARALDELDLRAEFDSSISGCVDTLLLAREMLKDRDLKSFRQENLVRELLGVDYKAHDALEDVRALQALYSVLQPTPELIHRHRFTLDTMKNKPAVKAAKSKVACNPPQQRPLWEHFRKTVKLTGDKAEEHEEEPKG